A part of Chanos chanos chromosome 9, fChaCha1.1, whole genome shotgun sequence genomic DNA contains:
- the enc3 gene encoding ectodermal-neural cortex 3, with translation MSVSSHENRKSRSSSGSMNIHLFHKTSHADSLLTHLNLLRKRRVFTDVVLRAGHRAFPCHRAVLASCSRYFEAMFSGGLKESRDAEVNFHDSLHPEVLELLLDYAYSARVIINEENAESLLEASDMLQFHDIRDASAEFLEKNLHPSNCLGMMLLSDAHQCQRLYELSWRMCLANFALLYKMEDFLRLPKDKLQELIVSEELEVEDESLVYEAVIDWVRADMDGRHGDLPDLLRCVRLALLPETYLLKNVASEELVMGHKVGREIVEDAVRCKMKILQNDGVVTGFCARPRKISQALLLLGGQTFMCDKVYMIDHKTKEITLKTDLPSPRKECSACAIGCKVYVTGGRGSENGASKDVWVYDTLHDEWSKAAPMLVARFGHGSAELDHILYVVGGHTSLTGSFPASPSVSLKQVEQYNPQSNKWTLVAPLREGVSNAAVVGAKNKLFAFGGTSVNRDKYPKVQCFDPDENRWTVPAVCPQLWRYTAAAVVGNHVVVIGGDTEFSAGSAYRFNSETFQWTKFGDVTAKRISCHAVASGNRLYVVGGYFGAQRCKTLESYDPSTDSWVSVTSVPYSLIPTAFVSTWKYLPA, from the coding sequence ATGTCTGTGAGTAGCCACGAGAACCGAAAATCCCGGTCGAGTTCGGGATCAATGAACATCCACCTCTTCCACAAGACTTCCCACGCCGACAGCCTGTTAACGCACCTCAACCTGCTCCGCAAAAGGCGAGTCTTTACAGACGTGGTCCTCCGGGCAGGACACAGGGCGTTCCCCTGTCATCGGGCAGTGCTCGCCTCCTGCAGCCGATACTTTGAGGCTATGTTCAGCGGTGGGTTGAAGGAGAGCCGTGACGCCGAGGTGAACTTCCATGACTCCCTGCATCCAGAAGTCCTGGAGCTCCTTCTGGACTACGCCTACTCAGCCCGGGTCATTATCAACGAGGAGAACGCAGAGTCCTTGCTGGAGGCCAGCGACATGCTTCAGTTCCACGACATCCGAGACGCCTCTGCGGAATTCCTGGAAAAAAACCTTCACCCTTCCAACTGCTTGGGAATGATGCTGCTGTCCGACGCCCATCAGTGCCAACGGCTGTATGAGCTGTCCTGGAGGATGTGCCTGGCCAACTTCGCGTTGCTGTATAAGATGGAAGACTTCCTCAGGCTTCCCAAGGACAAACTCCAGGAACTCATCGTCAGCGAGGAGCTGGAGGTGGAGGACGAGAGTTTGGTGTATGAGGCGGTGATCGACTGGGTCAGAGCCGACATGGACGGCCGGCACGGTGACCTCCCTGACCTCCTGCGCTGCGTGCGTTTAGCGCTCCTGCCCGAGACGTACCTGCTGAAGAACGTGGCGTCGGAGGAGCTGGTCATGGGTCACAAAGTGGGCCGTGAGATCGTGGAGGACGCCGTGCGATGCAAGATGAAGATCCTACAGAACGACGGGGTCGTGACTGGTTTCTGCGCCCGCCCGCGGAAGATCAGCCAGGCTCTGCTGCTGCTGGGAGGCCAGACCTTCATGTGTGACAAAGTTTACATGATCGACCACAAGACCAAGGAAATCACCCTCAAGACTGACCTTCCCAGCCCGAGGAAAGAGTGCAGCGCCTGTGCCATCGGCTGTAAAGTGTATGTGACGGGCGGGAGGGGATCGGAAAATGGCGCCTCCAAAGACGTTTGGGTCTACGACACCCTGCACGACGAGTGGTCCAAAGCCGCTCCCATGCTGGTCGCCAGGTTTGGACACGGTTCCGCTGAACTGGATCACATCCTGTATGTGGTGGGCGGACACACCTCTCTCACGGGCTCCTTCCCAGCCTCCCCGTCCGTGTCCCTAAAGCAGGTGGAACAATACAACCCACAGTCCAACAAATGGACGCTGGTGGCTCCTCTCAGAGAGGGGGTCAGTAATGCCGCGGTCGTCGGCGCCAAAAATAAGCTCTTTGCTTTTGGTGGAACCAGTGTGAACAGGGACAAATATCCCAAGGTCCAGTGTTTCGACCCGGACGAGAACAGATGGACCGTACCAGCTGTGTGCCCTCAGCTGTGGCGATACACCGCGGCGGCCGTGGTTGGCAACCACGTGGTCGTCATCGGCGGAGACACCGAGTTCTCCGCCGGTTCTGCGTACCGCTTCAACAGCGAGACGTTCCAGTGGACCAAGTTCGGCGACGTCACGGCCAAGAGGATCAGCTGCCACGCGGTGGCGTCGGGGAACAGACTCTACGTGGTGGGCGGTTATTTTGGGGCACAGAGGTGTAAGACGTTAGAGAGTTACGACCCCTCCACGGACTCTTGGGTCAGCGTCACTAGTGTGCCATACTCTCTCATCCCCACTGCGTTTGTCAGCACCTGGAAGTACCTGCCAGCATAG